The Paenibacillus macerans genome includes a window with the following:
- a CDS encoding MerR family transcriptional regulator encodes MKYCIGEFSSLLGITRDTLRLYEKHGIVRPVKDHNNSYRYFNDLDARDLLMSRWYRSLQIPLQDVAELIKHSSIDAVSAKLKASRGQLEAEIRKSAMLLNKLDELNREIQSIEASLYRCSLKQKPGLYRLKQTDKNSLLKNRGLEKTVNALMEVLPYTFYCFRIEREIVLADNSDNLEYSWGITVSEDDAGELGLEIQDHLEFIPASKCVSAVIVSADGDLFTKSALQFMLDHVDEQGYSIGGDVIGKLMLTENRDGKKRSYLEVNIPVS; translated from the coding sequence ATGAAATATTGCATCGGCGAGTTTTCTTCGCTTCTGGGCATTACGAGGGATACGCTGCGGCTGTACGAAAAGCATGGCATCGTCCGGCCGGTGAAAGACCATAACAACAGCTACCGGTATTTTAACGATTTGGACGCCAGGGACCTGCTGATGAGCCGTTGGTACCGCAGCTTGCAAATCCCTTTGCAGGACGTGGCCGAACTGATCAAACATTCTTCCATAGACGCCGTATCGGCAAAGCTGAAGGCCAGCCGTGGGCAGCTTGAGGCGGAGATCCGCAAAAGCGCGATGCTGCTGAATAAACTGGACGAGCTGAACCGGGAGATCCAATCGATCGAAGCGTCCCTTTACCGGTGCAGCCTCAAACAGAAGCCCGGCTTATACCGCTTGAAGCAAACGGACAAAAACAGCCTGCTTAAAAACCGCGGCTTGGAAAAAACGGTTAACGCTTTGATGGAAGTACTTCCGTATACATTTTATTGCTTTCGCATCGAGCGGGAGATCGTCCTGGCGGACAATTCGGATAATCTGGAGTACAGTTGGGGAATCACGGTGTCGGAGGACGATGCCGGGGAGCTTGGCTTGGAAATTCAGGATCATTTGGAATTTATCCCTGCGTCCAAGTGCGTTTCGGCGGTCATTGTATCCGCGGATGGAGATCTTTTTACGAAAAGCGCGCTGCAATTTATGCTGGATCATGTGGACGAGCAGGGGTATTCGATTGGCGGAGACGTGATCGGGAAGCTGATGCTGACGGAAAACCGGGACGGGAAAAAACGTTCGTATCTGGAGGTCAATATCCCGGTGTCGTGA